One genomic segment of Chitinibacter sp. FCG-7 includes these proteins:
- the folC gene encoding bifunctional tetrahydrofolate synthase/dihydrofolate synthase: protein MNVATGAGLGRDATLAEWLNYLEQLHPVAIDMGLSRVKTVQERMALFPYCPVITVAGTNGKGSVCAMLTRILTIAGYKVGTYTSPHLLHYNERIAINGVPVGDAAIVDSFAAIQAARGDISLSYFEFGTLAAVHQFIAQQVDVMVLEVGLGGRLDAVNIFEPTASGVVSIGIDHQAYLGDTREAIGAEKAGIYRQGKPALCSDPIPPQTLIDVAHAVGADLQLIGQHFGFEMQAEGQQWVWWHRNGLRKNALPIPALRGKYQMSNAAMALGLLEAVKEQLPVCLGDIKRGLLEVEWPARFQVLPGRPIVVLDVAHNPHAAAVFRASLDNMGFHPVTHAVLGMMQDKDIDGVIKLVADRIDVWHLAAPQLPRAATAASLAQTVLAISPRAKVLEHESVEKAYRAACEAANEADRILVFGSFFTVAEVMQARGQ, encoded by the coding sequence ATGAATGTAGCAACTGGGGCTGGTCTGGGCCGTGACGCCACCTTGGCCGAATGGCTCAATTATCTGGAACAACTGCATCCTGTCGCCATTGATATGGGCTTGAGCCGGGTCAAGACGGTGCAGGAGCGCATGGCGCTTTTTCCGTACTGCCCGGTGATCACCGTGGCCGGAACCAATGGCAAAGGCTCGGTTTGCGCGATGTTGACGCGCATACTGACCATCGCCGGTTATAAAGTGGGTACTTACACCTCGCCGCATCTCTTGCATTACAACGAGCGCATTGCCATCAATGGCGTGCCGGTGGGTGATGCGGCGATTGTGGACAGCTTTGCGGCCATTCAGGCCGCGCGTGGCGATATTTCCCTAAGCTACTTTGAATTTGGCACGCTGGCCGCCGTGCATCAATTTATCGCGCAGCAAGTTGACGTGATGGTGCTTGAGGTGGGGCTGGGTGGTCGGCTCGATGCGGTGAATATTTTCGAGCCAACCGCTTCTGGCGTGGTCAGCATCGGGATTGATCATCAGGCCTATCTGGGTGATACCCGTGAAGCAATTGGTGCCGAAAAGGCGGGTATCTATCGCCAAGGCAAGCCAGCCTTGTGCTCTGACCCTATACCCCCACAAACACTGATTGATGTCGCACATGCTGTTGGTGCAGACTTGCAATTGATCGGTCAGCACTTCGGCTTTGAAATGCAGGCCGAAGGTCAGCAATGGGTGTGGTGGCATCGCAATGGATTACGCAAAAATGCCCTGCCGATTCCGGCGCTGCGCGGCAAATACCAGATGAGCAATGCGGCGATGGCGCTGGGTTTGCTCGAAGCGGTGAAAGAGCAGCTGCCCGTCTGCCTGGGCGACATCAAGCGCGGCCTGCTGGAAGTGGAATGGCCGGCGCGTTTCCAGGTATTGCCCGGCAGACCCATCGTGGTGCTCGATGTGGCGCATAACCCCCATGCAGCCGCGGTATTTCGCGCCTCGCTCGATAATATGGGCTTTCATCCGGTGACGCATGCCGTGCTCGGCATGATGCAGGACAAGGACATCGACGGCGTGATCAAGCTGGTGGCCGACCGGATCGACGTCTGGCATCTGGCCGCTCCCCAATTGCCACGTGCGGCCACTGCGGCGTCTTTGGCGCAAACCGTGCTGGCGATCTCGCCGCGCGCCAAGGTGCTCGAGCACGAAAGCGTAGAAAAAGCCTACCGTGCAGCCTGTGAGGCAGCGAACGAAGCTGATAGAATTCTGGTCTTTGGCTCTTTCTTCACCGTGGCCGAAGTCATGCAGGCACGTGGACAGTAA
- a CDS encoding SPOR domain-containing protein has translation MANVSDELLQLRKRARRRLLGAIALVVFALTVLWTALDGEPPKSLLENQSVEIISSAPALSSVVSLDQPQVASAVAPAASESAAQEVLPVAAVDASRIAPVALPGKLVTHQESAPQVVAANESINAESVNAAQRAATNEAAKPTARPDIVATAKPSARPTAAVKASPKPSPKPTAKPALDPKAILEGALDKTAEPKTGKIYYIQIGAYADPDKAAQTLKKLKDAGIPARSEQVSTPKGELTRVRIGPGNDEAKAKAWMQRLDSLGVPGTLVVKAAQ, from the coding sequence ATGGCGAATGTTAGCGACGAGTTGTTGCAGTTAAGAAAACGCGCGCGCCGCCGCCTGCTCGGTGCCATTGCGCTGGTGGTGTTTGCACTGACAGTGCTATGGACTGCGCTGGATGGTGAGCCGCCCAAGTCGCTGCTGGAAAACCAGTCTGTCGAAATTATTTCCAGCGCACCTGCGCTGTCATCCGTGGTTTCGCTCGATCAGCCGCAAGTGGCGAGTGCCGTAGCGCCCGCCGCATCCGAGTCGGCTGCGCAGGAAGTGCTGCCGGTGGCTGCTGTTGACGCTTCCCGAATTGCTCCCGTTGCGCTGCCAGGCAAACTGGTCACGCATCAGGAGTCCGCCCCGCAGGTGGTCGCCGCTAATGAATCGATCAATGCCGAATCGGTCAATGCCGCCCAGCGCGCCGCCACCAATGAAGCCGCTAAGCCTACGGCCAGACCCGACATTGTGGCCACCGCCAAACCGAGCGCACGCCCCACCGCTGCGGTTAAAGCCAGCCCTAAACCCAGCCCGAAGCCAACGGCCAAGCCCGCTCTGGACCCCAAGGCCATTCTGGAAGGCGCGCTGGATAAAACCGCCGAACCCAAAACCGGCAAAATCTATTACATCCAGATTGGCGCTTACGCCGACCCGGATAAAGCCGCACAAACACTTAAAAAACTGAAAGACGCCGGCATTCCGGCGCGTAGCGAGCAAGTGTCAACGCCCAAGGGCGAGCTGACCCGCGTACGCATTGGTCCGGGTAATGACGAAGCCAAGGCCAAGGCCTGGATGCAGCGTCTGGATTCGCTGGGCGTACCGGGTACGCTGGTAGTCAAGGCCGCGCAATGA
- a CDS encoding CvpA family protein: protein MTQFDYIALGILGLSMLLSVMRGLTQEVLALAAWVLAFWTATQFADDAAGMMPSALSSDSLRYVAGFIVVFFVTWLLSAIVRITLNQFLKASGLKPVDRFLGAFFGVVRGFLLMLTLVVLSGLTSFPSTAVWRDAMFSPLFEQSAEFVKPWLPEVLASRIKFE from the coding sequence ATGACGCAGTTTGACTATATCGCGCTGGGCATTCTGGGTTTGTCGATGCTGCTCTCGGTGATGCGCGGGCTCACGCAGGAAGTGCTGGCATTGGCAGCCTGGGTGCTGGCTTTTTGGACTGCGACGCAATTTGCTGACGATGCTGCTGGCATGATGCCATCGGCGTTGTCATCCGACAGCTTGCGCTATGTCGCCGGTTTTATCGTGGTGTTCTTTGTAACCTGGCTTTTATCTGCCATTGTTCGCATTACCCTCAACCAATTTCTGAAAGCCAGCGGCCTTAAGCCGGTAGACCGGTTTCTGGGTGCGTTTTTTGGCGTGGTACGTGGTTTTTTGCTGATGTTGACGCTGGTGGTCTTGTCCGGTTTAACCAGTTTCCCCAGTACGGCGGTTTGGCGTGATGCCATGTTTAGTCCGCTGTTCGAGCAAAGCGCGGAATTTGTAAAACCGTGGTTGCCCGAAGTGCTGGCGTCGCGGATTAAGTTTGAATAA
- the purF gene encoding amidophosphoribosyltransferase: MCGILGVVAKTPVNQMLYDGLLVLQHRGQDAAGIVTAEQQVLHMHKGQGLVRDVFRTRNMRSLQGNVGIGHVRYPTAGSASSLAEAQPFYVNSPFGIVLAHNGNLTNDKQLKEDMYRTDLRHINTNSDSEALCNVFAHELSRRVSGPQLDAQTVFDAVKAVHRRVKGAYAVVAIIAGFGMVAFRDPHGIRPLSLGVHDTADGREYIVASESVVHDVLGFKFERDIAPGEAVYVTFDGEFSSQQCHSSPTLIPCIFEHVYFARPDTVIDGISVHEARLKMGEQLAEKVRKQVPALDIDVVIPIPDTSRDSALQLADALGLPYREGFMKNRYIGRTFIMPGQASRKKSVRQKLNPIAVEFRGKNVMLVDDSIVRGTTSKEIVQMVRDSGAKKVYLASAAPPVKFPHVYGIDMPTRNELIATGRDAAQIAAEIGADGVIYQDLSALIQACTDASGGKITQFETSCFDGHYITGDITDAYLDELEAKRLSPLSTKADNVGSVVDLNIGVAEQNLI, from the coding sequence ATGTGTGGCATTCTAGGTGTGGTCGCCAAAACGCCGGTTAATCAAATGTTGTACGACGGTCTGCTGGTGCTTCAGCATCGCGGCCAGGATGCAGCCGGTATCGTTACAGCCGAGCAACAGGTGTTGCATATGCATAAAGGGCAGGGGCTGGTGCGCGATGTATTTCGCACCCGCAATATGCGCTCTTTGCAAGGCAATGTCGGCATTGGTCATGTGCGCTACCCGACTGCCGGATCGGCGTCGAGTCTGGCTGAAGCGCAGCCGTTTTATGTCAATAGTCCGTTTGGTATCGTGCTGGCGCACAATGGCAATCTGACCAACGACAAACAGCTTAAAGAAGATATGTACCGCACCGACCTGCGCCATATCAACACCAATTCGGATTCCGAAGCGCTGTGTAATGTGTTTGCCCATGAACTGTCGCGCCGTGTGTCAGGCCCGCAGCTCGATGCTCAAACGGTATTTGACGCGGTCAAAGCCGTGCATCGCCGTGTGAAGGGGGCCTACGCGGTGGTGGCGATCATTGCCGGTTTTGGCATGGTGGCTTTCCGTGATCCGCACGGCATCCGTCCACTGTCGCTCGGCGTGCACGACACGGCTGATGGCCGTGAATACATTGTGGCCAGCGAATCGGTTGTGCACGATGTGCTGGGCTTTAAATTCGAGCGTGATATTGCACCGGGTGAAGCGGTTTATGTCACTTTTGACGGTGAATTCTCTAGCCAGCAATGCCATTCATCACCAACGCTGATTCCCTGTATTTTCGAGCATGTGTATTTTGCCCGCCCTGATACCGTCATCGACGGCATTTCGGTGCACGAAGCCCGCCTGAAAATGGGTGAGCAGCTGGCAGAAAAAGTGCGCAAGCAAGTGCCTGCGCTGGATATTGACGTGGTGATTCCAATTCCCGATACCAGCCGCGATTCGGCGCTGCAACTGGCCGATGCACTGGGCCTGCCGTATCGCGAAGGCTTTATGAAAAACCGCTATATTGGCCGCACCTTTATCATGCCGGGCCAGGCCAGCCGGAAAAAATCGGTACGCCAGAAGCTGAACCCGATTGCCGTTGAGTTCCGTGGCAAAAACGTCATGCTGGTTGACGACTCGATTGTGCGTGGCACGACTTCCAAAGAAATCGTGCAGATGGTGCGCGATTCGGGCGCGAAAAAAGTCTATCTGGCTTCAGCTGCACCGCCGGTTAAATTTCCGCACGTTTACGGCATTGATATGCCAACGCGCAATGAATTGATCGCAACAGGCCGTGACGCGGCGCAAATTGCCGCTGAAATTGGTGCCGATGGCGTGATCTATCAGGATCTCTCCGCGCTGATCCAAGCATGTACCGATGCCAGTGGTGGCAAAATCACGCAATTTGAAACCTCGTGTTTTGATGGCCACTACATCACCGGCGACATTACCGACGCTTATCTGGACGAGCTGGAAGCCAAGCGCCTCTCACCATTGTCGACCAAGGCAGACAATGTGGGCTCGGTAGTCGATCTCAATATTGGCGTTGCCGAACAAAATTTGATTTAA
- a CDS encoding O-succinylhomoserine sulfhydrylase, giving the protein MLDFDDLHPETLAVRAGTMRSEFGEHSDAMHLTSSFVVGSAEEAALKFTGQVPGYIYSRFTNPTVSAFEQRLAALEGGERCVATASGMSAILSLCMGLLKSGDHIVSSNSLFGATIQLFNAYLGKFGVTVTYVSPTDVNAWAQAVTPATKLFFLETPSNPLTEIADVAAIAAVAHQHNALLVVDNCFCSPALQQPLKLGADIVVHSATKYIDGQGRVLGGAVVGNHATLEPIYLFLRTAGPTLSPFNAWVMLKGLETLGIRMKAHCEKALELATWLEAQPQVAKVYYPGLKSHPQYELAQQQQTGGGGVVSFDLVGGKDAAWALIDKVELMSRTANLGDTRTTITHPATTSHGRLTPEARAAAGIGDGLVRISVGLEHVGDLIKDIQQGF; this is encoded by the coding sequence ATGCTCGATTTTGACGATCTTCATCCCGAAACCCTCGCCGTACGTGCCGGTACGATGCGTTCCGAATTTGGCGAACATTCGGATGCCATGCATTTAACGTCGAGCTTTGTCGTTGGGTCGGCCGAAGAAGCCGCGCTGAAATTCACCGGCCAAGTGCCCGGTTATATCTATTCGCGCTTTACCAACCCGACGGTGAGCGCTTTCGAGCAACGTCTGGCGGCGTTGGAAGGCGGCGAGCGTTGTGTGGCCACGGCATCGGGGATGAGCGCGATTTTGTCCTTGTGCATGGGCTTGCTCAAATCGGGCGACCATATCGTGTCGTCGAACAGCCTGTTTGGCGCGACGATCCAGCTGTTTAACGCCTACCTAGGCAAATTTGGTGTCACTGTGACGTATGTCTCGCCAACCGACGTCAATGCTTGGGCGCAGGCCGTTACCCCCGCAACAAAATTATTTTTCCTTGAAACACCGTCCAATCCGCTGACCGAAATTGCCGACGTGGCCGCGATTGCTGCTGTTGCGCATCAACACAATGCCTTGCTGGTGGTTGATAACTGCTTCTGCTCGCCAGCGCTGCAGCAGCCGCTTAAACTCGGCGCCGACATCGTTGTGCATTCAGCGACCAAATACATCGACGGTCAGGGGCGGGTGCTCGGTGGTGCAGTAGTCGGCAATCACGCGACGCTGGAGCCCATCTATTTATTCCTGCGCACGGCAGGCCCGACGCTGTCGCCATTCAATGCCTGGGTGATGCTCAAGGGCTTGGAGACGCTGGGTATCCGCATGAAAGCGCATTGCGAGAAAGCGCTGGAATTGGCCACTTGGCTCGAAGCGCAGCCGCAAGTCGCCAAAGTCTATTACCCTGGACTGAAATCTCACCCGCAGTACGAGCTGGCACAGCAGCAACAAACCGGCGGCGGCGGCGTGGTGTCGTTTGATCTGGTTGGCGGCAAAGACGCCGCCTGGGCCCTGATCGACAAAGTCGAGCTAATGAGCCGCACGGCTAATCTAGGCGATACGCGAACAACGATCACGCACCCAGCCACCACCTCGCACGGCCGTCTGACGCCAGAAGCCCGCGCAGCGGCAGGGATTGGTGATGGTCTGGTGCGGATTTCAGTGGGGCTGGAGCATGTTGGGGATTTGATTAAGGATATTCAGCAGGGGTTTTGA
- a CDS encoding LacI family DNA-binding transcriptional regulator has protein sequence MTAYQRLTIADIAHLAGVSKTTASMVLNDRAEQYRIAPATVERVKQIAAEHHFQPSTSARSLRTRRSSTLGLVVPELGNFAHAMLAQALEALCREAGFQLFVVCSNDQAAMEVTAVEQLLARQVDGLMLVPCTTNAKLYAKWAKRLPLVLVDRRVIGSTLPFVVSNAQDKVQELIGSALAHGVREIAYFGGQIALSPSVDRLAGFEQAWQAVHAEANLALIFHRDYQQHSGYAMMADCYQQLGRYPEAVFTASISLLEGVLAFINEKDKFKTAPQHLLSFDDHRLLDCMPRPINAVVQDSQQLAAQSLRHIIALLAGESIESVWIQAHINWRQSFA, from the coding sequence ATGACAGCCTATCAACGCCTCACCATTGCCGATATCGCCCACCTGGCCGGAGTTTCAAAAACCACGGCCAGCATGGTGCTCAACGATCGCGCCGAGCAATATCGCATCGCTCCGGCCACGGTGGAGCGCGTCAAGCAGATTGCCGCCGAGCACCATTTCCAGCCCTCAACATCCGCGCGCTCGCTGCGCACCCGGCGCAGCAGCACACTGGGTCTGGTCGTGCCCGAGCTGGGTAATTTTGCCCATGCCATGCTGGCGCAGGCGCTGGAAGCACTGTGCCGCGAGGCTGGATTTCAGCTGTTTGTGGTCTGCAGCAATGATCAGGCGGCGATGGAAGTCACCGCCGTCGAGCAATTGCTGGCGCGTCAGGTGGACGGACTGATGCTGGTGCCGTGCACCACCAACGCCAAACTGTACGCCAAATGGGCCAAAAGGCTGCCGCTGGTGCTGGTTGACCGCCGCGTGATCGGCAGCACCCTGCCCTTTGTCGTGAGCAATGCGCAGGACAAAGTCCAGGAGCTGATCGGCAGCGCTCTGGCGCATGGCGTGCGCGAAATTGCCTATTTTGGCGGGCAGATTGCGCTCTCGCCCAGCGTGGACAGGCTGGCAGGCTTTGAGCAAGCCTGGCAGGCAGTACACGCCGAAGCCAACCTGGCACTGATTTTTCATCGTGACTACCAGCAGCACAGCGGCTACGCGATGATGGCCGATTGTTACCAGCAACTGGGGCGCTACCCGGAGGCGGTCTTTACCGCATCCATCTCGCTACTGGAAGGCGTGCTGGCCTTTATCAATGAAAAAGACAAATTCAAAACAGCGCCGCAGCATTTGCTCAGCTTTGACGACCACCGCCTGCTCGACTGCATGCCACGCCCGATCAACGCTGTGGTACAAGACAGCCAGCAACTGGCCGCACAAAGCCTGCGCCACATCATTGCACTGCTGGCTGGCGAGAGCATTGAATCGGTCTGGATACAAGCACACATCAACTGGCGGCAGAGCTTTGCTTAG
- the rbsB gene encoding ribose ABC transporter substrate-binding protein RbsB translates to MKRILSPLLIGLLATGLIACSKQGPDTQVAAEPAPASAQLSVGLAISTQNNPFFVALRDGAAAEATTQGVKLITVDAQDDSAKQISNIEDLIQKKVQVILINPTDSDAVAGAVNEALKAGIKVVSLDRSVNGAQVNAHIASDNIAGGKMAAEFLLEKIGGKGSIVELEGIPGSSAARERGQGFHSVVDGKADLKLVAKQAADFDRAKGLSVMENILQGNKDVKGVFAHNDEMALGALKAIEAAGLKNVVVVGFDATTDAVNAVKAGQLAATVQQKPELIGKMGVETAIKLSKGEAVDAFIPVPLDVVKQ, encoded by the coding sequence ATGAAACGCATTCTTTCTCCCCTATTGATTGGCCTGCTGGCCACGGGTCTGATCGCCTGCTCAAAACAAGGCCCAGATACCCAGGTCGCAGCCGAGCCTGCGCCCGCCAGCGCCCAACTGAGCGTAGGGCTGGCTATTTCCACCCAGAACAACCCCTTCTTTGTCGCGCTGCGAGACGGTGCAGCTGCCGAAGCCACCACGCAAGGCGTTAAGCTGATTACCGTCGACGCGCAGGACGATTCGGCCAAGCAGATTTCAAATATTGAAGATCTGATTCAGAAAAAAGTTCAGGTCATCCTGATCAACCCGACCGATTCGGATGCCGTAGCTGGCGCGGTGAATGAAGCACTCAAAGCCGGGATCAAAGTGGTATCGCTCGATCGCAGCGTCAATGGCGCACAAGTGAACGCCCATATTGCTTCGGACAATATCGCTGGTGGCAAAATGGCCGCAGAATTCTTGCTGGAAAAAATCGGCGGCAAAGGCAGTATCGTCGAGCTCGAAGGTATTCCTGGCTCTTCAGCTGCGCGTGAACGCGGCCAGGGCTTTCATTCGGTCGTTGATGGCAAGGCGGATTTAAAGCTGGTCGCCAAACAGGCTGCCGACTTTGACCGAGCCAAAGGCCTCTCGGTGATGGAAAACATCCTGCAGGGCAATAAGGACGTGAAAGGCGTTTTTGCGCATAACGATGAAATGGCGCTGGGCGCACTGAAAGCCATCGAAGCGGCAGGGCTGAAAAATGTGGTGGTAGTCGGCTTTGATGCCACCACCGACGCGGTGAATGCAGTGAAAGCGGGCCAGCTGGCAGCCACAGTGCAGCAAAAACCCGAGCTGATTGGTAAAATGGGCGTCGAAACGGCCATCAAGCTGAGTAAGGGCGAAGCGGTTGATGCCTTTATCCCCGTGCCGCTGGATGTAGTCAAACAATAA
- a CDS encoding ABC transporter permease subunit — protein sequence MMNMTIQHKATLQKLGPFLALLVLVAGLAITSPDFMTVGNLLNVFRQVSINALIAFGMTLVILLGGIDLSVGSILALSSVLTALMLSHGIDPVVATSVGVLAGAGMGMVNGLIISKGKVAPFIATLGTMTILRGLSLVFSEGRPITGLNSDFFAMLGGGYVAGFIPVPVILMLVMFAVFWFVLKRTVFGRHVYAVGGNEEAAALSGIKTDRIKIWVYTLSGAMAATAGMILTSRLNSAQPTAGTGYELDAIAAVVLGGTSLTGGRGWIFGTLVGALLIGILNNGLNLLGVSSFYQQVIKGVVILLAVLLDRSGKKA from the coding sequence ATGATGAATATGACGATACAACACAAAGCGACCCTGCAAAAACTGGGCCCATTTCTGGCGCTACTGGTTTTGGTGGCCGGTTTGGCGATCACCAGCCCGGATTTTATGACCGTCGGCAATTTGCTGAATGTGTTCCGCCAGGTGTCGATCAATGCGCTGATCGCCTTTGGCATGACGCTGGTGATTTTGCTCGGCGGGATTGATTTATCGGTCGGCTCGATTCTGGCGCTGTCTTCGGTACTGACCGCGCTGATGCTCAGCCACGGGATTGATCCGGTGGTCGCAACCAGCGTTGGCGTGCTGGCCGGTGCGGGTATGGGCATGGTCAATGGCCTGATTATCAGCAAGGGCAAAGTCGCGCCGTTTATTGCCACGCTGGGAACGATGACGATTTTGCGCGGCTTATCGCTGGTGTTCTCTGAAGGCCGCCCAATTACGGGCCTCAATAGCGACTTTTTCGCCATGCTCGGCGGCGGCTATGTGGCGGGCTTTATTCCGGTGCCAGTCATTCTGATGCTGGTGATGTTTGCCGTGTTCTGGTTTGTACTCAAACGCACCGTGTTTGGCCGCCACGTGTATGCCGTCGGCGGCAACGAAGAAGCGGCAGCCTTGTCGGGCATAAAAACTGATCGCATCAAAATCTGGGTCTATACGCTATCGGGCGCAATGGCCGCAACGGCCGGGATGATTCTGACTTCACGTCTCAATTCTGCTCAGCCGACGGCCGGAACGGGCTATGAGCTGGATGCAATTGCAGCGGTGGTACTCGGCGGAACTAGCCTGACCGGTGGCCGTGGCTGGATCTTTGGCACGCTGGTTGGCGCCTTGCTGATCGGGATTTTGAACAATGGCTTAAATCTGCTGGGCGTGTCGTCGTTCTATCAGCAGGTGATTAAAGGTGTCGTGATTTTGCTGGCGGTCTTGCTTGATCGCTCAGGAAAAAAAGCCTGA
- a CDS encoding sugar ABC transporter ATP-binding protein: MLIQMKGISKAFGPVRVLEGVDFALERGEIHALMGENGAGKSTLMKILCGVYQADSGTIAVDGSNTPIKNTSDAEKQGIAIIHQELNLIPQLSVMENMFLGREPRRFGVINTIKMRSQCLEYLQLLGIENLDPDVEAGTLSIGQQQMVEIAKALSLNAQTLIMDEPTAALSERETEKLFGIIADLKSRGVGIVYVSHRMEEIFKVCDKISVLRDGQFVGERVIAQTNFDEIVRMMVGREIGDRFPQRQATLGEVRLKVSDLADATISGINFEVRAGEVLGIAGLMGAGRSEILKTIFGINRKGSGRVELDGQELHARNPAEAIAAGIGFVTEDRKSQGLVLGLSVRENATLANLSKYARFGVINHAEQMAVVQREIDRMHIRTRDAELEVKSLSGGNQQKVVFAKWLGIAPKVLFLDEPTRGVDVGGKAEIYQIINELAQSGVAIVMVSSELPEVLAMSDRVLVMHQGTQAGIFSQPDAETVMTAATGGLK; encoded by the coding sequence ATGTTGATCCAAATGAAAGGCATCAGCAAAGCCTTTGGCCCCGTCCGGGTACTGGAAGGCGTCGATTTTGCGCTGGAGCGCGGCGAGATTCATGCGCTGATGGGTGAAAACGGCGCGGGTAAATCCACCTTGATGAAAATCTTGTGCGGTGTGTATCAAGCTGATAGCGGCACCATTGCTGTGGATGGGAGCAATACCCCCATTAAAAACACCAGCGATGCCGAAAAGCAGGGCATTGCCATCATTCACCAGGAGCTGAACCTGATCCCGCAATTGTCGGTGATGGAAAACATGTTTCTGGGGCGTGAACCACGGCGTTTTGGCGTGATCAACACGATCAAAATGCGCTCGCAATGCCTGGAATATCTGCAATTGCTGGGGATTGAAAACCTCGACCCCGATGTCGAAGCCGGCACGCTGTCGATTGGCCAGCAGCAAATGGTCGAAATCGCCAAAGCGCTGTCGCTCAATGCGCAGACGCTGATTATGGACGAGCCGACTGCGGCGCTGTCCGAGCGTGAAACCGAAAAGCTGTTTGGCATCATTGCCGATCTGAAATCACGCGGCGTCGGCATTGTGTATGTGTCGCACCGGATGGAAGAGATTTTCAAAGTCTGCGACAAGATCTCGGTACTGCGTGATGGTCAATTCGTTGGCGAGCGGGTGATTGCACAGACCAACTTTGACGAAATCGTCCGCATGATGGTCGGCCGTGAAATTGGTGATCGTTTTCCGCAGCGGCAGGCCACGCTAGGCGAAGTGCGACTGAAAGTCAGTGATCTGGCCGATGCCACCATTAGCGGGATTAATTTTGAAGTACGTGCCGGTGAAGTTCTGGGCATCGCCGGTTTGATGGGCGCGGGGCGCAGTGAAATCCTGAAAACCATTTTTGGCATTAATCGAAAAGGATCAGGCCGCGTTGAGCTCGATGGCCAAGAGCTCCATGCGCGTAATCCCGCTGAAGCGATTGCCGCTGGCATTGGTTTTGTCACCGAAGATCGTAAAAGCCAAGGTTTGGTGCTGGGCTTGTCGGTGCGCGAAAACGCCACGCTGGCCAATCTATCGAAATACGCGCGTTTTGGCGTGATCAATCACGCAGAGCAAATGGCGGTAGTGCAGCGGGAAATCGACCGGATGCACATCCGCACTCGCGATGCCGAGCTGGAAGTGAAATCCCTATCGGGCGGTAATCAACAAAAAGTGGTGTTTGCCAAATGGCTGGGCATTGCGCCCAAGGTCCTGTTTCTTGATGAGCCTACCCGTGGCGTCGACGTCGGCGGCAAGGCTGAAATCTATCAAATCATTAATGAATTAGCGCAGTCAGGCGTGGCGATTGTGATGGTGTCGTCCGAATTGCCGGAAGTTCTGGCCATGAGTGATCGCGTATTGGTGATGCATCAGGGGACACAGGCGGGGATTTTCAGCCAGCCCGATGCTGAAACGGTAATGACTGCTGCAACTGGAGGTTTGAAATGA
- the rbsD gene encoding D-ribose pyranase, translating to MKKLGHLNRDISRVLASMGHTDSIVIADCGLPIPDHVECIDLSLQIGTPSYFATLDSILADFQVERAVLASECQSKNPAVAEQAEGMAQHGVQIDYVPHEQFKQLTHQARAIIRTGEASPYANIVLYSGVIF from the coding sequence ATGAAAAAGCTAGGTCATCTCAACCGTGACATCAGCCGCGTATTGGCGAGCATGGGGCACACCGACAGCATCGTGATTGCCGACTGTGGCCTGCCGATCCCCGATCATGTGGAGTGCATCGATTTATCGCTACAAATTGGCACACCGTCGTATTTCGCCACACTGGACAGCATTCTGGCCGATTTTCAGGTTGAGCGCGCCGTACTCGCCAGCGAATGCCAGAGCAAAAACCCCGCCGTCGCCGAGCAAGCCGAAGGCATGGCGCAGCACGGCGTACAGATCGACTATGTGCCGCACGAGCAATTTAAGCAGCTCACCCACCAAGCTCGCGCGATTATCCGCACCGGTGAAGCCAGCCCTTACGCCAATATCGTGCTGTATTCCGGTGTGATCTTTTAG